In Arthrobacter sp. SLBN-83, one DNA window encodes the following:
- a CDS encoding ABC transporter ATP-binding protein, with protein sequence MSMDRVAWSSLYNISTAKSASKPFSKETLKRVLGFAAPHKGKLIAFVLSSIAAAVLAVATPVLAGQVVDAIIAKTDAGTVIWLAVLIAIVAVGEAGVGLLTRWLSSTIGEGVIVDLRTRVFDHVQRMPIAFFTRTRTGALVSRLNNDVIGAQSAFAGTLSGVVSNSVALILTLVVMLNKSWLVTVLAMVLLPIFLIPARRMGSKLADLRREAAAHNAAMGTQMTERFSAPGATLVKLFGRPDEESREFAARAGRVRDIGVRMAMLQFTFVTALTLVSALALALVYGLGGWLALGGQLAPGDVVVLALLLTRLYAPLTALSNARVEVMSALVSFERVFEILDLKPLIQQKPDAVPVPAGPVSVEFDNVRFAYPSADKVSLASLEEVSTLDTRGGEEVLHGVSFRVEPGQTVALVGSSGAGKSTIAQLLSRLYDVDSGAVRLGGTTPGTGLDVRDATFDSLRDTLGMVTQDGHLFHETIASNLRLARPDATDEDMWDVLRQARLEAMIRSLPDGLETVVGERGYRLSGGERQRLTIARLLIAQPRVVILDEATAALDSTNEAAVQAALGAALEGRTAVVIAHRLSTVRAADAILVVEGGRIVERGTHTELLAADGRYAELYRTQFAEATAVAQESVPEF encoded by the coding sequence ATGAGCATGGACCGCGTGGCCTGGAGCTCGCTCTACAACATCAGCACCGCAAAGAGCGCTTCCAAGCCGTTCTCGAAGGAAACCCTGAAGCGGGTGCTGGGCTTCGCTGCCCCGCACAAGGGCAAGCTCATCGCTTTCGTGCTCTCCTCCATCGCGGCGGCCGTTTTGGCCGTCGCCACCCCGGTGCTCGCCGGCCAGGTGGTTGACGCCATCATCGCCAAGACCGATGCCGGTACCGTGATCTGGCTGGCCGTGCTGATCGCCATCGTGGCCGTGGGCGAAGCGGGAGTGGGACTGCTGACCCGCTGGCTGTCCTCGACCATCGGCGAAGGCGTCATCGTGGACCTGCGCACCAGGGTGTTCGACCACGTGCAGCGCATGCCCATCGCCTTCTTCACCCGCACCCGGACAGGAGCACTGGTCAGCCGCCTCAACAACGACGTCATTGGGGCACAGTCCGCTTTTGCCGGTACCCTGTCCGGCGTCGTGAGCAACTCCGTGGCGTTGATTCTGACCCTGGTCGTGATGCTCAACAAGTCCTGGCTCGTGACTGTCCTCGCCATGGTGCTGCTGCCGATCTTCCTGATCCCGGCCCGGCGGATGGGCTCCAAGCTGGCGGACCTGCGCCGGGAAGCAGCAGCGCACAACGCCGCCATGGGCACCCAGATGACGGAACGGTTCTCCGCGCCGGGCGCCACCCTGGTGAAGCTGTTCGGCCGCCCGGACGAGGAATCCCGCGAGTTCGCGGCCCGCGCCGGCCGCGTCCGCGACATCGGCGTCCGCATGGCGATGCTGCAGTTCACTTTTGTCACGGCCCTGACCCTGGTCTCGGCGCTCGCACTCGCGCTGGTCTACGGCCTGGGCGGCTGGCTCGCCCTGGGCGGCCAGCTGGCGCCCGGTGACGTGGTGGTCCTCGCGCTCCTCCTGACCCGTCTCTACGCTCCGCTGACAGCCCTTTCCAACGCCCGCGTGGAAGTCATGAGCGCGCTGGTCAGCTTTGAACGGGTCTTTGAGATCCTGGACCTGAAGCCGCTCATCCAGCAGAAGCCCGACGCCGTTCCGGTTCCGGCCGGACCCGTGTCCGTGGAGTTCGACAACGTCCGGTTCGCCTATCCCTCGGCGGACAAGGTCTCGCTGGCCTCCCTGGAGGAAGTCTCCACCCTGGACACCCGCGGCGGCGAGGAGGTGCTGCACGGCGTCAGCTTCCGGGTGGAACCCGGGCAGACGGTGGCCCTGGTGGGCTCCTCGGGTGCCGGCAAGTCCACCATCGCCCAGCTGCTGTCGCGGCTGTACGACGTCGACTCCGGCGCCGTGCGTCTTGGCGGCACCACGCCGGGGACCGGACTGGACGTCCGGGACGCCACCTTCGATTCGCTCCGGGACACCCTGGGCATGGTCACCCAGGACGGCCACCTGTTCCATGAGACCATCGCTTCCAACCTCCGGCTGGCCCGTCCCGACGCCACCGATGAGGACATGTGGGACGTCCTGCGGCAGGCCCGGCTGGAGGCCATGATCAGGTCCCTGCCGGACGGGCTGGAGACGGTGGTGGGGGAGCGCGGCTACCGGCTTTCGGGCGGCGAACGCCAGCGGCTGACCATCGCCCGGCTCCTGATCGCCCAGCCCCGCGTCGTCATCCTCGACGAGGCCACCGCGGCACTGGACTCCACGAACGAAGCCGCCGTGCAGGCAGCCCTGGGCGCCGCACTCGAGGGCCGGACCGCCGTCGTGATTGCGCACCGGCTCTCCACCGTCCGCGCAGCCGACGCCATCCTGGTGGTGGAGGGCGGCCGAATCGTGGAACGCGGAACCCACACGGAACTGCTGGCTGCCGACGGCCGCTACGCCGAGCTGTACCGGACGCAGTTTGCCGAGGCCACGGCGGTGGCGCAGGAGTCCGTCCCCGAGTTCTAG
- a CDS encoding ABC-F family ATP-binding cassette domain-containing protein yields the protein MTATLVAKDVSGGHGHRVLFSGLSLTVAPGDVVGVVGANGAGKSTLLRLLAGVDQPQEGSVSLAPSDAFVGWLPQEHERIPGETVAAYIARRTGCADATREMESTAEALGSGAPGTDDAYSRAFDRWMASGAADLDDRIPAVLADLGLDAGPGALMTGLSGGQAARVALAALLLSRFDVVLLDEPTNDLDLAGLATLENFVTGLRGGVVLVSHDREFLARCVTRVVELDLAQNSVAVYDGGYDAFLEERAVARRHAREKYEEFASTKADLVSRARTQREWSSQGVRNAMKKNPDNDKIRRAASTESAEKQAQKVRQMESRIARLDVVEEPRKEWQLQFSIGQAPRSSAVVATLRNAVARQGDFTLGPVNLQLNGGERVGITGPNGAGKSTLLRLLLGTQAPDDGDASMGASVAVGEIDQARGLLDGRLPLGDAVEAVLNDWTGADVRTLLAKFGLKADHTARTVDSLSPGERTRAALALLQARGVNLLVLDEPTNHLDLPAIEQLEEALESYDGALLLVTHDRRLLENVRLDYRWHLDNGKVQELHHTASQEK from the coding sequence ATGACTGCAACCCTTGTTGCCAAGGATGTCTCGGGAGGCCATGGGCACCGCGTGCTCTTTTCAGGGCTCTCGCTGACGGTGGCCCCCGGCGACGTGGTGGGTGTCGTGGGCGCCAACGGTGCTGGAAAATCGACGCTGCTGCGACTCCTTGCCGGAGTCGACCAGCCGCAGGAAGGCTCAGTGAGCCTTGCGCCCTCTGATGCCTTTGTCGGCTGGCTGCCCCAGGAACATGAGCGGATCCCCGGTGAAACGGTGGCCGCCTACATCGCCCGGCGGACAGGCTGCGCCGACGCGACCCGTGAGATGGAATCCACGGCGGAAGCCCTGGGCTCAGGCGCTCCCGGAACCGATGATGCCTACTCCCGTGCCTTCGACCGGTGGATGGCCTCCGGGGCCGCGGATTTGGACGACCGCATCCCGGCGGTGCTCGCGGACCTGGGCCTGGATGCGGGTCCCGGTGCCCTGATGACGGGGCTTTCCGGCGGCCAAGCGGCACGCGTGGCCCTGGCCGCCCTCCTGCTGAGCCGCTTCGATGTGGTGCTGCTCGACGAGCCCACCAACGACCTTGACCTCGCCGGCCTGGCCACCCTTGAAAACTTCGTGACCGGTTTGCGCGGGGGAGTGGTGCTGGTCAGCCATGACCGCGAGTTCCTGGCCCGATGCGTCACCCGGGTGGTGGAGCTGGACCTGGCACAGAACAGCGTGGCCGTCTACGACGGCGGCTACGACGCCTTCCTTGAGGAACGGGCCGTCGCACGCCGGCATGCCCGCGAAAAGTATGAGGAGTTTGCCTCCACCAAGGCGGACCTGGTGTCCCGTGCGCGGACACAGCGCGAGTGGAGCTCGCAGGGCGTCCGGAACGCGATGAAGAAGAACCCGGACAACGACAAGATCCGGCGCGCTGCCAGTACCGAGTCTGCGGAGAAGCAGGCGCAGAAGGTCCGGCAGATGGAGTCGCGCATCGCCCGCCTGGACGTGGTGGAGGAGCCCCGGAAGGAATGGCAGCTCCAGTTCAGCATCGGCCAGGCACCCCGCTCCAGCGCCGTCGTCGCCACCCTCCGCAACGCAGTGGCACGGCAAGGCGACTTCACCCTGGGGCCGGTCAACCTCCAGCTCAACGGCGGGGAGCGCGTGGGCATCACCGGCCCCAACGGGGCGGGCAAGTCCACCCTCCTGCGCCTCCTGCTGGGAACCCAGGCACCGGACGACGGCGACGCCTCCATGGGTGCCTCCGTCGCCGTCGGCGAAATTGACCAGGCCCGCGGGCTGCTGGACGGCCGGCTGCCGCTGGGCGACGCCGTCGAAGCGGTGTTGAACGACTGGACGGGCGCCGACGTCCGCACGCTCCTGGCCAAGTTCGGCCTCAAGGCGGACCACACCGCACGGACCGTGGATTCCCTGTCGCCGGGGGAACGGACGCGGGCAGCGCTGGCGCTGCTCCAGGCGCGCGGCGTAAACCTGCTGGTGCTGGACGAACCCACCAACCACCTTGACCTGCCGGCCATCGAGCAGCTGGAAGAGGCCCTTGAAAGCTACGACGGGGCACTGCTGCTGGTCACCCACGACCGCCGCCTGCTGGAAAACGTTCGACTCGACTACCGGTGGCACCTGGACAACGGAAAAGTCCAGGAACTCCACCACACTGCAAGCCAGGAGAAGTAA
- a CDS encoding alpha-mannosidase: protein MHDDRRITEVRLARFVRERIGPAVYGRSVPLALSSWEVPDEPVPALEAMRQEFQPQEQGASWGRPWGTTWLRLQGEVPESWGGGPDTAVEVVVDLGFTTEAPGFQCEGIAWRSDGSIIKAISPRNQYIPLKLLGSGMAVDFYVEAAANPDMAQGWTFAATPLGDKATAGGAPQYRLGNIAIAELNQCVWELQQDVWTLSGLMEQLPLELPRRHEILRALERMMDVMDPDDVAGTAAAGRQALADVLTRPAYASAHELVVTGHAHIDSAWLWPVRETIRKCARTFSNVVALMDEDPNFVFSCSSAQQLAWIKELYPELFSRIREKVQAGQFVPVGGMWVESDTNMPGGEAMARQFVEGKSFFLAEFGVECREAWLPDSFGYSAALPQIVKAAGSSWFLTQKISWNQTNRMPHHTFNWEGIDGTRLFTHFPPVDTYNSDLSGRDLAHAERNYRDHGRGSVSLVPFGYGDGGGGPTREMLAAAARTADLEGSPKVRIGSAESFFRQAEAEYQALPVWVGEMYLELHRGTYTSQARTKKGNRRSEHLLREAELWCATAAVRSGGTFEYPAAELKRLWQLVLLQQFHDILPGSSIAWVHQDAERNYQAIETALEALIGQAAAAMLGSGDRQFLLNAAPHTRNGVPALAAAETVAFQEPAQATPKDGGYILDNGIIRAVVDSDGLLSSLQDHASGREAIAPGQRGNLLELHRDTPNEWDAWDIDEFYRRNVTPLVKAESVRLASEGGSAVVVVERAAGMSKLTQRITLAPGSPSLEIITTVDWQEREKLLKLGFALDVRADRSAAETQFGHVFRPTHTNTSWEAAKFEICAHRWIHVGEPGYGVAVSNSSTYGHDVGRSVRESDGGTTTTVRLSLLRAPKFPDPEADRGRHELTVAIRPGAGIADAVQEGYRVNLQPRLVRGAFPVEPLFSVSNPALVIEAAKLAQDGSGDVVVRLYESLGQRSAGSITANFPVRNVLATDLLERVTEAPGVATADGGAELRLRPFQLVTLRFARK, encoded by the coding sequence TTGCATGACGACCGCAGGATCACGGAAGTCCGCCTGGCAAGGTTTGTGCGTGAGCGCATCGGCCCCGCTGTCTACGGCAGGTCGGTCCCGCTTGCCCTAAGCAGCTGGGAAGTTCCGGACGAACCTGTCCCCGCACTCGAGGCGATGCGGCAGGAGTTCCAGCCCCAGGAGCAGGGCGCCTCGTGGGGCAGGCCCTGGGGCACCACGTGGCTGCGGCTGCAGGGGGAGGTCCCCGAATCCTGGGGCGGCGGCCCGGACACCGCTGTGGAGGTGGTGGTGGACCTGGGGTTCACTACCGAAGCGCCCGGCTTCCAGTGCGAGGGCATTGCCTGGCGGTCCGACGGCAGTATCATCAAGGCCATCTCCCCCCGCAACCAGTACATCCCCCTGAAGCTGCTGGGCAGTGGCATGGCGGTGGACTTCTACGTGGAGGCGGCCGCGAACCCGGACATGGCACAGGGCTGGACCTTCGCCGCCACTCCTCTGGGCGACAAGGCCACTGCAGGGGGAGCGCCCCAGTACCGGCTGGGCAACATCGCCATCGCTGAACTCAACCAGTGCGTGTGGGAACTCCAGCAGGACGTCTGGACGCTGTCCGGTCTCATGGAACAACTCCCCCTTGAGCTTCCACGGCGCCATGAGATCCTCCGGGCCCTCGAACGCATGATGGACGTGATGGACCCCGACGACGTTGCCGGGACCGCTGCGGCGGGGCGGCAGGCCCTCGCCGACGTCCTGACCAGGCCCGCTTACGCATCGGCACACGAGCTGGTTGTCACGGGTCATGCGCATATTGACTCTGCATGGCTGTGGCCGGTCCGGGAAACCATCCGCAAATGCGCCAGGACCTTTTCCAATGTGGTGGCCCTGATGGACGAAGACCCCAACTTTGTCTTCTCCTGTTCATCCGCGCAGCAGTTGGCCTGGATCAAGGAACTGTACCCGGAGCTGTTCAGCCGCATCCGGGAAAAGGTGCAGGCTGGACAGTTCGTCCCCGTGGGCGGCATGTGGGTGGAGTCGGACACCAACATGCCTGGTGGCGAAGCCATGGCCAGGCAGTTCGTGGAGGGCAAAAGCTTCTTCCTGGCGGAGTTTGGCGTCGAGTGCCGGGAGGCCTGGCTGCCGGACTCGTTCGGATACAGTGCCGCCCTGCCCCAAATCGTCAAAGCTGCCGGCAGCAGCTGGTTCCTTACCCAGAAGATCTCCTGGAACCAGACCAACAGGATGCCGCACCACACCTTCAACTGGGAGGGGATCGACGGCACCCGGCTGTTCACGCACTTCCCGCCGGTGGACACCTACAACTCGGACCTCAGCGGCCGGGACCTGGCGCACGCCGAGCGCAACTACCGGGACCACGGCCGCGGCTCCGTCTCTTTGGTGCCGTTCGGTTACGGCGACGGGGGTGGCGGCCCCACCCGGGAGATGCTCGCCGCTGCCGCCCGCACCGCGGACCTGGAAGGATCACCGAAGGTCAGGATCGGTTCGGCCGAGAGCTTCTTCCGTCAGGCCGAGGCAGAGTACCAGGCCCTGCCCGTCTGGGTGGGGGAGATGTACCTGGAGCTGCACCGCGGCACGTACACCAGCCAGGCCCGCACCAAGAAGGGCAACAGGCGCAGCGAGCACCTGCTGCGGGAAGCGGAACTGTGGTGCGCCACCGCCGCGGTCCGGAGCGGGGGTACTTTCGAGTATCCGGCCGCCGAACTCAAGCGCCTCTGGCAGCTGGTGCTGCTGCAGCAGTTCCATGACATCCTTCCCGGGAGCTCCATCGCCTGGGTCCACCAGGACGCCGAGCGGAACTACCAGGCGATCGAAACTGCCCTTGAGGCACTGATCGGCCAGGCCGCTGCCGCGATGCTGGGTTCCGGTGACCGGCAGTTCCTGCTGAACGCAGCTCCGCACACCCGCAACGGGGTCCCCGCGCTGGCCGCGGCTGAAACCGTGGCGTTCCAGGAACCGGCACAGGCCACGCCGAAGGACGGCGGCTACATCCTGGACAACGGGATCATCCGGGCGGTGGTGGATTCCGACGGGCTCCTGTCCTCCCTGCAGGACCATGCCAGTGGCCGCGAAGCGATCGCTCCCGGCCAGCGCGGCAACCTGCTGGAGCTGCACCGGGACACTCCCAATGAGTGGGATGCCTGGGATATCGACGAGTTCTATCGGCGCAACGTCACGCCGCTGGTCAAGGCAGAGTCGGTCCGTCTTGCGAGTGAAGGCGGCAGTGCGGTGGTGGTCGTGGAGCGGGCGGCAGGCATGTCGAAGCTGACGCAGCGCATCACATTGGCGCCTGGCAGTCCGTCACTGGAAATCATCACGACGGTGGACTGGCAGGAGCGCGAAAAGCTGCTGAAACTTGGCTTCGCCCTGGACGTGCGGGCAGACCGGTCGGCTGCCGAAACGCAGTTCGGCCACGTTTTCCGGCCCACCCATACCAACACGTCCTGGGAGGCGGCGAAGTTCGAAATCTGCGCCCACCGGTGGATCCATGTGGGCGAACCCGGCTACGGCGTGGCGGTCTCCAACTCAAGCACATACGGCCACGATGTTGGCAGGAGCGTCAGGGAATCCGACGGCGGCACCACCACCACGGTGCGGCTCTCCCTGCTGCGGGCGCCGAAGTTTCCCGACCCGGAGGCCGACCGCGGCCGCCACGAGCTGACCGTGGCCATCCGGCCTGGTGCCGGTATTGCGGACGCTGTCCAGGAGGGGTACCGCGTCAACCTGCAGCCGAGGCTGGTCCGGGGTGCCTTTCCGGTGGAGCCGCTCTTCAGCGTCAGCAATCCGGCCTTGGTGATCGAAGCCGCGAAGCTGGCCCAGGACGGTTCGGGAGACGTGGTGGTGCGGCTTTACGAGTCTTTGGGGCAGCGCTCTGCGGGAAGCATTACGGCCAATTTCCCAGTGCGGAACGTTCTTGCCACGGACCTCCTGGAACGCGTCACTGAAGCCCCCGGCGTCGCAACAGCCGACGGCGGGGCCGAGCTGAGGCTGCGGCCGTTCCAGTTGGTGACATTGAGGTTCGCCCGGAAGTAG
- the fdhD gene encoding formate dehydrogenase accessory sulfurtransferase FdhD, which yields MGRLTQRRKVHKYVLDGSPAALEYPVRHREDVLAVEEPLEIRLGSLSYSVTMRTPGDDFDLVAGFLVSEGVIWAPEQLVSLRFCAGEDENGVQTFNVVEAQLRPDVPLPDTGRKVYTSSSCGICGTDSIEAVQKSSHFSPQADPLTVDAKVLASLPALLRKSQRVFDDTGGVHAAGLFTIEDDGGPRLLCLREDVGRHNAVDKVVGWALREGLLPLAGTVLQVSGRASFELVQKAALAGIPVLSAVSAPSSLAVELAEANGLTVAGFSRGTSFNVYTGDVRILRPEPALPAAQGPAA from the coding sequence ATGGGACGCCTAACCCAGCGCCGCAAGGTGCACAAGTATGTCCTGGACGGTTCGCCGGCCGCCCTGGAGTACCCGGTCCGGCACCGCGAAGACGTCCTGGCTGTGGAGGAACCGCTCGAGATCCGGTTGGGCAGTCTTTCCTACTCAGTCACCATGCGCACCCCGGGGGACGACTTTGACCTGGTGGCAGGGTTCCTGGTGTCCGAGGGCGTCATCTGGGCGCCTGAACAGCTGGTATCGCTGCGGTTCTGCGCCGGCGAGGACGAGAACGGGGTCCAGACGTTCAACGTGGTGGAGGCGCAGCTGCGGCCGGATGTCCCACTTCCCGATACCGGCCGCAAGGTCTACACGTCCAGTTCCTGCGGAATCTGCGGCACGGATTCCATCGAGGCGGTCCAGAAATCGTCCCACTTCAGCCCGCAGGCGGATCCGTTGACGGTGGACGCAAAAGTCCTGGCATCCCTGCCGGCGCTGCTGCGGAAGTCCCAGCGCGTCTTTGACGATACCGGGGGCGTTCACGCGGCAGGCCTTTTCACAATTGAGGACGACGGCGGGCCGCGGCTCCTGTGCCTGCGCGAGGACGTCGGGCGGCACAACGCCGTGGACAAAGTGGTGGGTTGGGCACTGCGCGAAGGCCTCCTGCCGCTGGCCGGAACGGTCCTCCAAGTGTCTGGACGGGCCTCCTTCGAACTGGTACAGAAAGCCGCCCTCGCAGGAATTCCAGTCCTGTCCGCCGTCAGCGCCCCCTCAAGCCTGGCTGTGGAACTGGCCGAGGCCAACGGGCTGACGGTGGCCGGATTCAGCCGGGGCACCAGTTTCAACGTCTACACCGGTGACGTGCGGATCCTGCGGCCCGAACCGGCCCTGCCCGCAGCGCAGGGGCCCGCTGCATAG
- a CDS encoding molybdopterin molybdotransferase MoeA, protein MTAETRSDPAEPPGPGPEDAGPGETAPEESGTADAGSGNREPGEAEPGRPHHHHLAHTWEEARQAAYDAATPIPPGPVALNIALGRKLDQDIVALQDMPHYASSAMDGWAVNGSGPWIPVEPGTRLAPHQASPIATGGLIPAGGKAVLRTESAVLGQDDEGPVVMLGGKARPGEPRAGEHVRKAGEEALEGDILVKAGVELNPAHLALAALAGYDEVQVEGKPVVRLVLTGSEVVERGTPVPGQVRDTFGPQLPAVVAMLGGIHAGQQRIGDSYAEWLAALEDVLPEVPDAPDLPADVVITTGGTGRSGTDHLRRAVAELGGRLIIDGVAMRPGHPAVLAELPDGRFVLGLPGNPLAAMMALSTVGAPLFAALGHRAMPTVQEVPCGTMIEADPGRTRLMPFRLLYGMASPAQHTGPGMMRGLAAADGVLVVPPHGVQLGELVPAFALPWGPPIAPPKEGAAKAKPRNNARAGQAKGKPASNGPVDWSALLG, encoded by the coding sequence ATGACTGCAGAAACCCGGAGCGATCCGGCGGAGCCGCCCGGTCCTGGCCCGGAGGACGCCGGCCCGGGAGAAACCGCCCCGGAGGAAAGCGGTACGGCTGACGCCGGATCCGGCAACAGGGAGCCGGGCGAAGCCGAACCCGGGCGCCCCCACCACCACCACCTGGCACACACGTGGGAAGAGGCCAGGCAGGCTGCCTACGATGCGGCCACCCCGATTCCTCCCGGCCCCGTGGCCCTGAACATTGCCCTGGGCCGGAAACTTGACCAGGACATCGTGGCACTCCAGGACATGCCGCACTATGCGTCCTCGGCCATGGACGGATGGGCAGTCAATGGAAGCGGCCCATGGATCCCGGTGGAGCCGGGCACCCGGCTGGCGCCGCACCAGGCCAGTCCCATTGCCACCGGTGGCCTCATCCCCGCAGGCGGCAAAGCGGTCCTCCGTACCGAGAGCGCAGTCCTCGGCCAGGACGATGAAGGCCCGGTGGTGATGTTGGGAGGCAAGGCCCGGCCGGGCGAACCCCGCGCGGGTGAACACGTCAGAAAGGCAGGGGAGGAAGCCCTTGAAGGAGACATCCTGGTCAAGGCCGGGGTGGAACTGAACCCGGCACACCTGGCCCTTGCGGCGCTGGCAGGCTACGACGAAGTGCAAGTTGAGGGCAAGCCGGTGGTGCGTCTGGTGCTGACCGGATCCGAGGTTGTGGAACGCGGTACCCCGGTTCCCGGCCAGGTGCGCGATACGTTCGGCCCGCAACTGCCGGCGGTGGTTGCCATGCTCGGAGGTATCCATGCCGGGCAGCAGCGGATCGGCGACTCGTATGCGGAATGGCTTGCTGCGCTCGAAGACGTGCTGCCGGAGGTGCCGGACGCGCCCGACCTGCCGGCCGACGTCGTTATTACCACCGGGGGCACCGGGCGCTCAGGCACAGACCACCTCCGGCGGGCCGTTGCAGAACTCGGCGGGCGGCTCATCATCGACGGCGTGGCAATGCGGCCCGGCCACCCCGCCGTCCTGGCCGAACTGCCGGACGGCCGCTTTGTCCTTGGGCTCCCCGGCAACCCGCTCGCAGCCATGATGGCCCTTTCCACCGTCGGTGCCCCCTTGTTCGCCGCCTTGGGGCACCGGGCCATGCCCACCGTGCAGGAAGTACCGTGCGGAACCATGATCGAAGCTGATCCTGGACGCACCCGCCTGATGCCCTTCCGGCTGCTATACGGAATGGCTTCCCCTGCGCAGCACACAGGCCCCGGCATGATGCGCGGCCTGGCCGCTGCCGACGGTGTGCTGGTGGTGCCGCCGCACGGCGTGCAGCTGGGCGAGTTGGTGCCGGCATTCGCGCTGCCTTGGGGGCCGCCCATCGCGCCGCCAAAAGAAGGGGCGGCCAAAGCCAAACCGAGAAACAACGCCCGGGCCGGGCAGGCCAAGGGTAAACCGGCATCCAACGGGCCCGTGGACTGGAGCGCGCTGCTGGGTTGA
- a CDS encoding DUF6457 domain-containing protein codes for MKSQDETLEEWCRSLLQAYKLEDVQVDINAVLALAGVAAHAVVRPAAPLTTFIAGFAAGLAAAPGRELDAASMDAALAVARSLAADYDAEAAGTPGE; via the coding sequence GTGAAAAGCCAGGACGAAACGCTGGAAGAATGGTGCAGGTCCCTTCTCCAGGCGTACAAGCTTGAGGACGTCCAGGTAGACATCAACGCAGTGCTGGCACTCGCCGGCGTTGCCGCCCATGCCGTTGTCCGGCCGGCCGCTCCGCTTACCACCTTCATTGCCGGCTTTGCCGCAGGCCTGGCTGCCGCTCCCGGCAGGGAGCTGGACGCGGCCTCCATGGACGCGGCGTTGGCCGTTGCCCGTTCCCTGGCAGCTGACTACGACGCTGAAGCCGCCGGGACTCCCGGCGAATGA
- the mobA gene encoding molybdenum cofactor guanylyltransferase, with product MQEKSLAFDALILAGGRSSRLGGVPKQSLVFRGQTLLERALDAAAGARRTVVVGDSGFLPSQGTASHPVSPSLPVSPANWPPGVLRCREEPPLAGPAAAIAAGLDALARNGGDAPFTLVLACDMPLASEAVAVLWEALSASAARPQGGGGGGMMARSGDGRAQPLAAFYSTPGLKQACAELAARNGLVNGSVRALLASLDVQLVTVPAGSTSDVDTWDDAAALGIAAGTQRESTDPSAGGTNVGGKS from the coding sequence GTGCAAGAGAAGAGCCTGGCTTTTGATGCCTTGATTCTGGCCGGTGGAAGGTCATCGCGGCTGGGCGGCGTACCCAAGCAGTCCCTTGTCTTCCGCGGCCAGACGCTTCTGGAACGGGCGCTGGATGCTGCAGCCGGTGCCCGTCGGACTGTCGTCGTCGGCGACAGCGGCTTCCTGCCATCCCAGGGCACTGCATCACACCCGGTATCCCCATCACTCCCGGTATCCCCGGCCAACTGGCCGCCCGGCGTGCTCAGGTGCCGGGAGGAGCCGCCCTTGGCAGGGCCCGCGGCTGCCATCGCGGCCGGCCTGGACGCCCTGGCGAGAAATGGCGGAGATGCACCCTTTACCTTGGTGCTGGCCTGCGACATGCCGCTGGCGTCCGAAGCTGTGGCTGTGTTGTGGGAGGCGCTTTCTGCGTCTGCCGCCCGCCCCCAGGGAGGCGGTGGAGGCGGCATGATGGCCCGGTCCGGCGACGGGAGGGCACAGCCCCTGGCGGCTTTTTACAGCACGCCTGGGTTAAAACAAGCGTGTGCGGAGTTGGCCGCCCGCAACGGGTTGGTGAACGGCTCTGTGCGGGCTCTCCTTGCTAGTCTGGACGTGCAGCTTGTCACAGTCCCCGCCGGGTCCACCTCCGATGTGGATACCTGGGACGATGCTGCCGCGCTGGGGATTGCCGCCGGGACCCAGCGTGAAAGCACGGATCCAAGCGCGGGCGGAACTAACGTGGGAGGCAAGTCGTGA
- a CDS encoding HNH endonuclease: MRTLVLNAGYEPLAVITFRRALVLVLTGKASVVAEGDDPVVGPTDVLGRPSVILLNRYIRPRYNHSTAVSRRGVLRRDGHKCAYCGKAAHTIDHVHPKSRGGADSWENLVAACLRCNNVKGDHTPAEMGWTLRFVPEPPRGTIWQIKELEKPTPAWDPFLLPERAA, encoded by the coding sequence ATGCGCACTCTCGTTCTGAATGCTGGATATGAACCGCTGGCGGTTATTACTTTCCGCCGGGCGCTGGTGCTTGTGCTCACGGGCAAGGCGAGCGTCGTGGCCGAGGGGGACGACCCCGTGGTGGGGCCCACCGACGTCCTGGGCCGTCCGTCCGTGATCCTCCTCAACCGGTACATCCGGCCCCGATACAACCATTCCACGGCTGTCAGCCGCAGGGGTGTGCTCAGACGCGACGGCCATAAGTGCGCGTACTGCGGCAAAGCGGCGCACACCATCGATCATGTCCACCCTAAATCCCGGGGCGGGGCTGACTCGTGGGAGAACCTGGTGGCCGCCTGCCTCCGCTGCAACAACGTCAAGGGCGACCACACGCCGGCCGAGATGGGCTGGACGCTTCGGTTCGTGCCCGAGCCTCCGCGCGGCACCATCTGGCAGATCAAGGAACTGGAGAAGCCTACCCCCGCGTGGGATCCGTTCCTTCTTCCCGAACGCGCTGCCTGA